The DNA region CCCAAGGGAAGCGCATGGGCCGGCCGCCACTGGGCACAACGTTGCGCAACCTACCGGGATTGTTGCGCTTGCTGGGGCGGGAGCTGCGCCTGGCCCGCGACTTTCGCGTTTCGGATCGCAAGCAGTTGCAACCCACGCTGGCACAGCTGGCGCGCGAGCCGCCAACCGAGCTAGCCCCTGTAACCGTACTCGAGCGCACCGACACCATCCTGACCGCCCTTGAGGAAGCGACCTACTACAGCATCCTGGCGCCGCTTAGCCTATCGCTGCGCCAAGCCCTGCTGCGAGTGACTGACAGCGAGCTCGATAGCAGCCGGCTGCCCGAGGTGGCCTCGCTGCGATCACTGGCCGAGATTGCCGCCGAGGCGCGCGTGCTGGTTTCCAACCGGGTGCTGCCGCGCGAGGACAGCGAGGCGCTCTTTGAGATCCTAGGGGAAACCCCAGCAGGCCGGCGCGTCCGGGCGCGCTTTCAGGACTGGCTGGCCCGCTACGGCTACCTCAGCGAAGCCGCCACGGACATCTCGGTCCCGCGCTGGCAGGACAACCCAGAACCGGTGCGAGCGCTGTTCGTCCGCTGGGCCCGCGGCCAGCAGGATGCCGGCCGAGTTGGCGATCAGGGGCGCCGCCGGCAGTCCCGGCGCGCGCGCTGGGTGCAGCAGCGCCTGGATCTCAAAGCTCGCACTGCCGAGCGCTACGCTCAGCTGCTAGCGCAACTGCGCTGGCACGTTTTGGCCCTAGAGCAGGCAGGCCTGCAAGCCGGTTGGCTGTCGCAACCGGGGGATGCCTTCCTGTTGCAAGTGGGCGAGCTCCGCCATGCCATTCGCGAGCCCCAGACAACATTCGAGCCACCGCTGCAGCAGCGGGCGCAGCAGCGGCGAGCGCAGCTGGAGCGCTACCGGCAGCTCCCGCGCGTCCCCGCAATTGTCTACGGCAACGACCCGCCGCCGGAGGCCCTAACGGGCGAGCTGCCTGCCCCTACGGGACAGCTGCAGGGGCTGGGCGTCAGCCCCGGCTGGGCCCAAGGGCGCGTCGCCATCCGCCACCAGCTCCCGGCCGAGGCCGACATCGACGGCGACACCATCCTGGTGGTGCCCTACACCGATGCGGGTTGGGTGCCGCTGCTGGCGCGGGCAGGGGGCCTGGTTGCCGAGGTGGGCGGGCGCCTCTCGCACGGGGCAATTGTCGCCCGCGAGTGCGGCATCCCGGCTGTGGTCGCGCTCGAGAACGCCACGCAGCTGCTGCGCGAGGGCGAGCGCGTGCGCATTGATGGGCGCTCGGGCACGCTGGAGCGCGATGCGTGAGCCCCGTGCTAGCGCCCCTGTGCCAGATAGCTTTCTAGGTTGGGCACGGACGCCCACTCGTTGCGCTCGCTCGATTGGTGGGTCAGATCCATCAGCAGCTGCGAGTAAACGCCCTCCCGCAGTGACGGCGTCAGGGACTGCCCTTGATCGATGGCCTGAACCCAGCGATCAACCACGCGGATGAATGGCGCCAGGCGGCCATCGCTAAACACCTGAGTGAAGTCCAAGCGCTCGGGAACCGCAACCTCCGCCAGCGGTTGGCCGGCCGGGGCCGCGTAGAAGCGGACCCCGTGTACGTAATCATTGAGGTTACCGCTGCCCAGCACCAGCGTGCCGCGATCGCCGTACACCTCCACCCAGTGACCGCGACCCTGGTAGGTCACGGCGCTAATGCTGAGCTGGCAGGGCGTCCCATCCGCCAACTCCAACATCAGCAGGGCGGTATCGTCCGAGTCCACTGGCTTGCGCTCGCCGCCGGCTTCGGGGTCGGGGCGCTCGGGGACCATGGCGCGCAACTGGGCCGAGAGGCGCCGGACGCCGCCAAACAGCCAGTTGAGATAATCAAAGCTGTGCGAGCCCACCGCCCCCAGGGCACCGCCGCCCCGCTTCTTTTGCGCGTACCAGTTCCAGGGACGCTCGGGGTTGGCGCGCGAAGCCGTCAGCCAGTCGACTTTGACCAGCCGCGGGGTGCCAACGTAGTCGCGCGCCAGGTACTCGGCCAGCAGCTGCCACGGCGGCACGAAGCGAAACTCAAAGTCGATCAGCGCAGCAACGCCCTTCTCGGCCGCGAGGTAGTAGAGGGAACGCGCCTCATCTGCCGTTAACGTCACCGGCTTCTCCAGCAGCAAGTGCTTGCCGGCCTGCAGCACTTGCTGGGCCATCTCGTAGTGCAAAAACGGCGGTGTGGAGATGCTTACTGCCTCGACATCGGGCAGGGCGAGCAGCTCGGCCAAATCGTTGCTGGCATGGGGCAGGTTGTTACTGTCGGCAATGGCTTTGGCCTTTTCCAGCTCGCGGTTGTAGACCGCTACGGGTTGGGTGCGCGGATGGTGCTGGAACCCCGGCAGGTGAATTTTTTGACCGAATCCCGTCCCGACGACGGCCACCCCGATGGGCTTGTCTGTCATGAGCGTTCCTGTTGGCTTGATGGTGCGGCTTTCGGGGCGATTCTATCAGGGGCAAGAGGGCCTATTGGCGGGACTGCTGCCAGGCCTCGAGCCACCGCACCACTTGCTTGCCCAGGCGGCTGCCCTCGAGCCGATCAATTTCGCGCACGCCAGTGGGGCTGGTGACGTTGACCTCGGTGAGGTAGCCGCCAATAATGTCAATGCCCGCCAAGTAGAGACCGTCAGCCCGCAACCGGGGCGCTAGTTGGGCGCAAATGGCGTGATCGCGCTCGGTGATGCTAGCCCGCGCAACGCGACCGCCGACTGCCATGTTGCCGCGGAACTCGTCCCCCTGGGGAATGCGGTTGAGCGCGCCGATGGGCTCGCCATCGAGCAGGATGATGCGCTTGTCGCCCTCGCTGGCGGCTGCTAGATAAGTCTGGATCACAATGGGTTCGCGGCCTTGCTTGGTCGCTAGCTCCAGCAGCGAGTTGAAGTTGCGATCGCCGGCCTGCAAAACCAAAATGCCCTCGCCGCCTTTGCCATCCAGGGGTTTGAGCACGGCCTCGCCGTGCTGCTCGACAAACTGGCGCACGAGCGCCCGGTCTTGGGTGACCAGGGTCTCGGGGATGAGCTCGCCAAATTGTAGGGCGTAGAGTTTTTCGTTGGCAGCCTGCAGGCCGCGGGGCGCGTTGACCACCGGGGTCCGCTGGCGATCAAGGCGATCCAGAATCTGGGTGGCGTAGAGGTAGGGCACTGTCACGGGCGGATCGGTGCGCATGAGCACCGCATCCATGGCCTGGAGCGAGCTCAGGGTACTCTCGCCAGTGGCGTACCAGCGCTCGGCGGCTTCCCAATGCCCGTCTGCTAGCGAAACGGGCGTCAGCTCGGTGGGCCAGAGCCGCGCCCAGGCTTGAGTGCCTGCGACGCTCAGGTGATCGGCAGTGGTGACCCAAACGCCGTGCCCGGCGGCTTGGGCCGCCTCCATTAGGGCCACGCTGGTGTCGTGGCTGGGATCGAGCGTGGCGAGCGGATCGATAACGAACGCGAGTTGCACGCCGGGCTCCTCACAACCCTGAGTCGCCGCCGGCGGCGACGCCAAGCAACCGTGCCGTTTTAAGAGGCCGGGGCACTGCCTTCCAGCATGGGCTCGAGCTGGCCGCTTTCCTCTAGCTCGAACAGCTCGTCGCAGCCGCCCACGTGCCGATCGGCAATAAAGATTTGGGGCAAAGACTTGTGGCCGTTGGCGCGCTCGGTCATGCGCGCGCGCGCCTGCTCGTCGCCGTCAATGCAGTATTCGGTGTAGTCAACGCCCTTGCGCTCCAGCAGGGCTTTGGCCCGCAAGCAGAACGGACAGGTACTCCAGGTATAGATCTCCACCGGTGCAGCCATGGTTTGCGTCCGCTCCCAACAATTTCGACGGTGCCAGATAAATTCTAGCCGACCGGCAGCCCACTACTCGGCCCAGCCTTCCTGCGATTGCGTTAGCGCGCGCCCCAGCTCGGGCCAGGGTTTTTGGGCCAGTCCGGCCAAGCGGGCTACGTCCGTCAGGTTGTATTGCAGCGGCGTTACGGTGATGTGGTTATCGCGAATGGCGCTGACATCCGTAGGGTAGTCGCTGGCGCTGCCGCCAGGCTGTTCGATGTCTTCAATGGCCTCGCCCGCCAGCCAGTAGTAGCTGTTGCCGCGCGGATCGACCCGCTTTTCAAAGGTCTCAACGTAGCGGCGCAGGCCCTGGCGCGCGAGCCGAACGCCGACAATATCGTCGGCCGGGACGGGCGGCACGTTGACGTTGAGCAGTGTTGCTTCGGTTGGGGCCAGCAAGCCGTCTCCGGCCAGGGCGCGGCACGCAAAGCTCGCAGCCGGGCCAAAATCGCAGGCGCTGAAGCTGGCTAGGCTAAGGGCCATGCTGGGGATGCCCTCGACTGCTCCTTCCATCGCGGCCGAGACAGTTCCCGAGTACAAAACGTCGGTGCCGAGGTTGGATCCCTGATTGATCCCGGCCAGCACCCAATCGGGCGATGCCGCCAGCACGGCGCTGAGGGCAAATTTGACGCAGTCGGACGGCGTTCCCGAGCACGACCAAGCCGTTACTGCCGGATGGAAGACTGAATCGACGGGCTCGGCGCGAATGGGATGGTGCAGCGTCAGCCCGTGGCCGGTGGCCGAGCGCTCTCGGTCCGGGCAGACGACGGTGACCTCATGGCCGGTTTGGGCTAGGGCATTGGCAAGCGCGCGCACGCCGGCCGCAAAAATGCCGTCGTCGTTGCTAATTAACAGTCTCATCGGCGGTCGGGATGCGCCTCTCGGGCCTGGGCTCGCGCTCGGGCATCAGCGCTCCTATGGTGGCACCCTAGTACCGCCACCTCTCAAGGCAAGAGTCGTGATGTCATGACCCCAACTGCCACCGCCGCGATCGCCGGTATTGCCGCCACGCTCGGGGTGCCGCTCGCCGCCTACGCTGCGCCGCTTCCCGTCCGGGAGCTGGCTGATTGGCAGCCGCTTGCACCCAACTCAGCGCTGGGCGCGACCGTGCGCTACGCGCCCGAGCTGCCCCAACTAACGGTGACCGCGATCGCCTACGATCCCGCCTCGCTGCGGCGCAAGCGCCAAGATCCCCACATCGCGCTGGCAACGCTGCTGCAGTCCCACCGGCCGTGGGCCATTCCCCGCACCTACCGGGACCGCTACCCCCGCCTGGGGGTGCCCTGGTCGAACGTGGCAGTGGGCAGCATCCGCCAGTACGCCTACAACTGCCGCACCCGCGAGGTGGCACTGGCTCCCTTCTTTTTGTTGGTCTATCGGGGCGAGCGCGTCGAGCGGGACCGGCAGAGCAATCCGCTCCCCATTGCCTGGGAGTGGCGCCCGGCGCAACAGCTGCACCAGCAGCGGGTGCTGGGGCAGGTCTGCAACCGTTTGGTTCCCCGGCAGGCGGCTGGCCGCTAGCTGCGCCGGCATCGCTAGTAGGGCCCAGGAAGCAGCTTCAGCGACCCACCGCGGAGGAGTCTGTCGGCTTTTGGGAGCGCAACTGGAGGCCGGTTGCCACTGCCAGCGCAAGCGTCAGGCCCGCTCCCACAACTGCAATGAGCGGCTTGTCAGCATGCCGGATGGTGATCGCGGCAAGCGCCCACATGACAACGCCAACAAACGCAACGTCTCGGTTGCGCCAAGCGGCAATCAGCGCGAGCGCGGCGGCAACTGCCATCGCGATAGCGGTCCAAACCTCGGGGGCGATCCCCCCACCCTCCCAACCGAGGGCCACCAGCGCCACTGCGGCATTGACGAGGGTCGCCACGCTAATCCAAGCCAAATAAACGCTTAGCGGAATCCGAACGAACCAGCGCTGTGGTTGGGTCAACCGCTCCCGATGGAGCCGGCGATAAATCCGCGCTAACGGTAGCAAAATCGCCAGCATGGCCAGAAACGACCCACCAAAGAATCGCAACTGGAATAAAAACACCCAACCTATTTGGGCCAAGCTAGCAGCGACCACCCCATACCCCAGGCGGCGGAGTGGGCGTTGCGCTGCTTGCGACGGCAGGGCCTGATAGATGGCAAAGCCAAACAGCCCCACATAAATAACGCCCCAGATGGCAAACGCGTAATCGGCTGGTGTGATGAGGACGTTCCCAAACAGCTGATTGGAAATCTGGCCCAGCGTGAGGCCGCCAATCGGCCTAACGTTGGCCAGGACATTGACGCCAAAGGCGGCCAAAACCGCGAGCGCGTTAAGCCCTTGCCGGCGTTGGTCTGAGGTTGAGGGCGTCTCAGTGGGGCGCATGGGCGATTGCCGCGGATCTGCCTTCCATCCTGACAGGTCCTCAGGCCCGCATTGCCAGCGCCTGCCGCTAGCGTGTTAGATGGAGGCAGGCACCCCCGGCTGCATCCGCATGCAGATCTATCTCGACCACAGCGCGACAACGCCGCCGCGCGCCGAGGCGATCGCCAAAATGCAGGCGGTCCTGACCCGGCAGTGGGGCAACCCGGCTAGCCCGCACGCCTGGGGCGAGCGGGCCGCTACCGAGCTGGAGCTGGCCCGCTGGCAGGTGGCCGCGCTGCTCAACGCCGAGGCTCCCGAGACCATCGCGTTCACCTCCGGCGGGACCGAGGCAGATAACTTGGCGCTGGTGGGCGTGGCGCGCCAGTACCGGCAGCCGCAGCACACCATTATTTCCAGCGTCGAGCACCCAGCCGTGACGCGCGCGGCCGAGCTGCTGGAGCGCTGGGGCTGGCAGGTGACGCGCTTGCCCGTGGATGGCAGCGGGCGCGTGGCCCCAGCGGATCTGGAATCGGCCCTGCAGTCCAATACTGTCCTGGTCTCGGTCATTTACGGCCAGAGCGAGGTGGGCACGCTGCAACCCATTGCAGCGCTGGGGCGCATTGCCCGCCAGCAGGGCGCGCTGTTCCACACCGACGCCGTGCAAGCCGCCGGGCGTTTGCCGCTCGATGTGCAGCAGCTGCCGGTGGATCTGCTCTCGCTCTCCAGCCACAAACTCTACGGCCCGCAAGGGGCAGGCGCGCTCTACGTTCGGCCAGGGGTGACGCTAGCGCCTTTGCTCGAGGGCGGCGCCCAAGAGAGCGGGCTGCGCTCGGGGACGCCACCCCTGCCGGCGATCGCCGGATTGGGCGAAGCGGCCCGGCTGGCTGCGGCCGAGTGCGAGAGCGAGGGACCGCGGCTGGCAGCGCTGCGCGATCGCCTGTTCGAGCGGTTGGCAGAGCGGCCCGAGCTCAGTCCCACCGGTCACCGGCAAGCGCGCTTGCCGCACCATGCCAGCTTCTGCCTGCGGCGCGAGGTCGCTCCGCTATCGGGCCAGG from Cyanobacteria bacterium QS_8_64_29 includes:
- a CDS encoding 5'/3'-nucleotidase SurE encodes the protein MRLLISNDDGIFAAGVRALANALAQTGHEVTVVCPDRERSATGHGLTLHHPIRAEPVDSVFHPAVTAWSCSGTPSDCVKFALSAVLAASPDWVLAGINQGSNLGTDVLYSGTVSAAMEGAVEGIPSMALSLASFSACDFGPAASFACRALAGDGLLAPTEATLLNVNVPPVPADDIVGVRLARQGLRRYVETFEKRVDPRGNSYYWLAGEAIEDIEQPGGSASDYPTDVSAIRDNHITVTPLQYNLTDVARLAGLAQKPWPELGRALTQSQEGWAE
- the grxC gene encoding glutaredoxin 3: MAAPVEIYTWSTCPFCLRAKALLERKGVDYTEYCIDGDEQARARMTERANGHKSLPQIFIADRHVGGCDELFELEESGQLEPMLEGSAPAS
- the gshB gene encoding glutathione synthase, whose amino-acid sequence is MQLAFVIDPLATLDPSHDTSVALMEAAQAAGHGVWVTTADHLSVAGTQAWARLWPTELTPVSLADGHWEAAERWYATGESTLSSLQAMDAVLMRTDPPVTVPYLYATQILDRLDRQRTPVVNAPRGLQAANEKLYALQFGELIPETLVTQDRALVRQFVEQHGEAVLKPLDGKGGEGILVLQAGDRNFNSLLELATKQGREPIVIQTYLAAASEGDKRIILLDGEPIGALNRIPQGDEFRGNMAVGGRVARASITERDHAICAQLAPRLRADGLYLAGIDIIGGYLTEVNVTSPTGVREIDRLEGSRLGKQVVRWLEAWQQSRQ
- a CDS encoding oxidoreductase, with product MTDKPIGVAVVGTGFGQKIHLPGFQHHPRTQPVAVYNRELEKAKAIADSNNLPHASNDLAELLALPDVEAVSISTPPFLHYEMAQQVLQAGKHLLLEKPVTLTADEARSLYYLAAEKGVAALIDFEFRFVPPWQLLAEYLARDYVGTPRLVKVDWLTASRANPERPWNWYAQKKRGGGALGAVGSHSFDYLNWLFGGVRRLSAQLRAMVPERPDPEAGGERKPVDSDDTALLMLELADGTPCQLSISAVTYQGRGHWVEVYGDRGTLVLGSGNLNDYVHGVRFYAAPAGQPLAEVAVPERLDFTQVFSDGRLAPFIRVVDRWVQAIDQGQSLTPSLREGVYSQLLMDLTHQSSERNEWASVPNLESYLAQGR
- a CDS encoding cysteine desulfurase, producing MQIYLDHSATTPPRAEAIAKMQAVLTRQWGNPASPHAWGERAATELELARWQVAALLNAEAPETIAFTSGGTEADNLALVGVARQYRQPQHTIISSVEHPAVTRAAELLERWGWQVTRLPVDGSGRVAPADLESALQSNTVLVSVIYGQSEVGTLQPIAALGRIARQQGALFHTDAVQAAGRLPLDVQQLPVDLLSLSSHKLYGPQGAGALYVRPGVTLAPLLEGGAQESGLRSGTPPLPAIAGLGEAARLAAAECESEGPRLAALRDRLFERLAERPELSPTGHRQARLPHHASFCLRREVAPLSGQDLVRQLNLAGIAISAGSACSSGKLEPSPTLLAMGYAETAALQGIRLSLGRATVAADVDWTATVLGQALERARHRSSLVAAP